The Apodemus sylvaticus chromosome 4, mApoSyl1.1, whole genome shotgun sequence nucleotide sequence GccacatgggtaacagaggacagcctgaacagacatcaatgagaggagagacccttggacccttaaaggctcattgcctcagggtacccctaccaggtcagggaagctggagtgggtgggttagtgagcagagggagggggatgggatagagctttgcagaggggaaatgagCAAAGGGGACCTTTCAAacgaaaaatcaagaaaatatttaattaaaattgaaaaataaataaataatggcaaaaaagccagaacacaaaaACTGGGCTTACTCACTCTGCTGCAATCCACgctggaagccaatgttttgagatggttcacctgacaatctactccatctaccagcttctggaggtcatggaggagccactcctatgatgtttcagaaagcagaatccttgaaccagaacattgaCTACTTGCAgtaaatatttacatgtaatgctgtttgggcaaaacacacacacacatgctactaATGCAtttccatgcagacaggaggctagcaaggctgtcctctcagaggcgctaccaacagctaactgaaatgcagttacagctaagcattgggttgtagtaggggaaccctatggatgagttaggcgaaggattaaaggaactaaaggagatggcaactctaaaaagatgaccagtatcacctaatctggactttcaggggccaccagagactaagccactaaccagtgagcatacatgaacttgtctgatgccccaagcacaaatgaagtacaggcataccttgtctggcctcagtggaagaggatgtgcctaatcctatagagacttaatgccccagggagggggaatgcatggggagcaccctctcagaggcaaaggagatgggggagggctgaaaaactgtgaggggagcactgcagtgaggaagaatttcagatgaaaattaataaaataaaaattgaaaaaaggagaatccagccaggcagtggtgccacacacctttaatcccagcatttgggaggcagagacaggcagatttcagagtttgaggccagcccggtctacaaagtgagttccaggacagccagggctacacagagaaaccctgtttcaaaaaaccagaaagacacacacacacacacacagagagagagagagagagagagagagagagagagagagagagacagacagacagagacagagagacagagagacagagagacagagagacagagagaaacagaaagagaagcatttaggatattccagaaccattgttctaattggctctgaagaaggatttcctcggagggaagtacaagactaccaccgaccaaattgggaggagtgatcacaaggtctgtgcttctgattggaataacacacaggaaagaagaaagccatcttcagagttttggggctctgattcttgaccaccatacaggagctcttctacatgccctccatttggtgaacactcagactcttgaccagttaaggaaaacatcccttccctgatcaggtttatggcagaaatcagtgtaaaaaccagcacaggagtaaataatagctttgcagatattgacatgataccttcatttatggaagtctgaagtctcagtaagcaaagtaccgtggtgatggctcttcttgtctagactacctgtggactcatgtaacatataaaatggagggatcatcttttaaaagcttgttttgcttaaattgaaatagatagatccagttcaaacacagattcttagggttgaaaatcacacacctttaatctgagtcttcaggcagtaaaacaaacacctttaatccagaagtTGAGACTTGAAGACACACCCTGAATAGGGCCACGCCTTCTattggaggcctatataagcatatgaagaaggagactttgtgtctttgcctgcctgctctcatcttactagcAAGCCCATTTCTACACTGGCATTAGACTCTACTTCAGaataccagcatatactgaagaaaacctgagacttcaaacctcgtggactaagtaagtactgactgtagtcattgttatattagttgaATTTATGTTATTCTCATAAatcctctttctatttatataaaggaattaattctgtatgttcaataaacacacacagatatacactcagagagagggagaaagagagagagaagacagagagggcggaagagagacacagagaaccagagacagttacacagagacagagagagaaaaacagcagagagaaagaatttaggagaaatctaaaataaaatttaaagggtatatataattgtatgtatcaggatgaagagtcaataaatgctagttcttcttttcagatcaatgttaacctccaaactaccaccaacagaaatgtcaggggacatggaagccaagagctggggctccacacagatcagtgtaaaaaacatctgctatgagtggaccattagcaacttctcattttgcatggatggaattcagaaagagattagaagcccagagttctcattagaggacaatgaggaagtggcatggtgtttgagagtatacccaaatggagttgataaagaaagcaaagattacttgtcagttgacctgggattgctcagctgtcccgtgtgcccagtttgggcaaagtttgagttctggatcataaattcccaaggagagaaatgtcaaagtaggaagaaccccagtgttgtaagcttttggcaataccaacacaggggattcaaagagttcatccttcgagatttcctcctctcccatcagcatttacttctccctgaagaccagctcaccatctgctgcaaggtgagcatagcgggagccatcttcagcatgcctggacagaacatgacacctgcaatcaaggatccaaggcatgtgttggcagatgacctagggaagctttgggagaattccatcttcacagactgctccctattggtaggtggccatgaattcagggctcacaaggccatcctagcagctcgctctccagttttcagagccatgtttgaacataaaatgcaggagagactaaagaacctcgttgagattcatgacttggatccccaagtcttccaggagatgatgggcttcatctacacatggaaggcaccaaacctcaagagctactccatggcctctggtctGCTGGCAGT carries:
- the LOC127682213 gene encoding TD and POZ domain-containing protein 1-like — its product is MSGDMEAKSWGSTQISVKNICYEWTISNFSFCMDGIQKEIRSPEFSLEDNEEVAWCLRVYPNGVDKESKDYLSVDLGLLSCPVCPVWAKFEFWIINSQGEKCQSRKNPSVVSFWQYQHRGFKEFILRDFLLSHQHLLLPEDQLTICCKVSIAGAIFSMPGQNMTPAIKDPRHVLADDLGKLWENSIFTDCSLLVGGHEFRAHKAILAARSPVFRAMFEHKMQERLKNLVEIHDLDPQVFQEMMGFIYTWKAPNLKSYSMASGLLAVADRYGPEGLKAMCEDALCRILSVENAANILILADLHSTQWLKTQALDFITDFAYEVSKTSGWKSLVESHPPLVAEAFCSLASAQCPSLEP